From Alligator mississippiensis isolate rAllMis1 chromosome 9, rAllMis1, whole genome shotgun sequence, one genomic window encodes:
- the LOC102567150 gene encoding opsin-5-like, translating to MGNASNSSAFISTLTEQEDLIFGTLYSLFGIISLFGNSLLLLVAYRKRSMLKPAEFFIVNLAVSDLGMTLTLFPLATPSFFAHRWLFDHAMCTFYAFCGVFFGLCSLTSLTVLSTVCCLKVCYPTYGNKFSPTHAGILLLCIWAYALAFAIAPLADWGSYGPEPYGTACCITWKASTREAMVYVVALFIFCYIIPCLLIVISYSLILWTVKVSRRAVKQHMSAQSKNNSVHSLIVKLSIAVCTGFLTAWTPYAIVAMWAAFGDASQVPVLAFVICAVFAKSSTLYNPLVYLLFKPNFQKFLSKDLSLLQAIRAILCCSRQSIVTLQSFPTREGRTSVRFSTAFADRQGPCRNCSDTFECFRNYPRCYQFTQSPNAMPRHHPLSFLTDGGTCQPALKRTMQVMVLVTRKKSGMGTMNVAGEVLPSDIVKDLL from the exons ATGGGAAATGCCTCCAACTCCTCAGCATTCATTTCCACCTTAACAGAGCAAGAAGACCTCATTTTTGGAACCCTTTATTCACTCTTTG GCATCATCTCTCTCTTTGGGAActccctgctcctgctggtggCCTATCGGAAGAGATCCATGCTGAAGCCTGCCGAATTCTTCATCGTGAATCTGGCCGTCAGTGACCTGGGCATGACACTGACGCTCTTCCCTCTGGCCACCCCCTCCTTCTTTGCACACAG GTGGCTGTTTGACCATGCAATGTGCACATTTTATGCCTTCTGTGGAGTGTTCTTTGGCCTGTGCAGTCTAACCAGTCTCACAGTGCTAAGCACAGTTTGCTGCCTGAAGGTCTGTTACCCAACATATG GCAATAAATTCTCTCCCACCCATGCTGGCATCCTGTTACTGTGCATCTGGGCCTATGCACTTGCCTTTGCTATAGCACCGTTAGCTGACTGGGGCAGTTATGGACCAGAGCCCTATGGAACAGCCTGCTGCATTACGTGGAAAGCTTCAACCAGAGAGGCAATGGTCTATGTCGTGGCTCTCTTCATCTTCTGTTACATCATCCCCTGTCTCCTGATTGTCATCTCCTACTCACTCATCCTTTGGACTGTGAAAGTGTCCAGAAGAGCAGTGAAGCAACATATGTCTGCACAGAGCAAAAACAACAGTGTGCACAGTCTGATTGTAAAG CTAAGCATTGCTGTATGCACTGGATTCCTGACTGCCTGGACCCCTTATGCCATCGTTGCCATGTGGGCAGCCTTCGGAGATGCCAGCCAGGTCCCGGTTCTTGCCTTTGTGATCTGTGCTGTGTTTGCCAAGTCCTCCACACTCTACAACCCTCTGGTGTATCTGCTCTTCAAACCTAACTTCCAGAAATTTCTCTCCAAAGACCTGTCGCTGCTGCAGGCCATCCGCGCTATCCTCTGCTGCAGCCGCCAAAGCATCGTCACACTCCAGTCCTTCCCCACCAGAGAAGGCAGGACATCCGTCCGGTTCTCCACAGCCTTCGCCGACCGCCAAGGGCCCTGCAGGAACTGCAGTGACACCTTTGAATGTTTCCGTAACTACCCCAGGTGCTACCAATTCACCCAGAGCCCCAATGCCATGCCCAGACACCATCCTCTGAGCTTCCTGACAGATGGGGGTACTTGCCAGCCAGCTCTGAAAAGGACCATGCAGGTCATGGTTCTGGTTACAAGGAAGAAGTCAGGCATGGGGACAATGAATGTAGCAGGAGAAGTCCTGCCTTCAGATATTGTGAAAGATCTTCTCTGA